In Corallococcus macrosporus, the following are encoded in one genomic region:
- a CDS encoding non-ribosomal peptide synthetase — translation MTTSSPVAPGKKRVPLPLVPRTQALPLSFMQQRLWFLAQMEGTSATYNVYFFVRLTGALDVAALEQALQGVVARHEALRTTFAEADGQPVQRIAPTLTLTLRREDLSARGLDEAAREQALREHAEAEARTPFDLARGPLVRATLVRLSADAHALLFVTHHIVCDAVSLGWMASELSALYTAATRNEPPRLPELPAQYADFAHWQRQMLTGDFLEAERAWWKGRLAGAPPALELPTDRPRPPRQTSRGAVYRLPMPPALASGIRELSRKAAVTPYMTLLAAFQVLLSRYSGQEDLVVGTPVAGRGRREVERLIGFFANTLALRLDTSGDPSFHALLGRVREVCLGAYAHPDMPFEQLVDLLVPQRDPSRSPLFQAMFVHVNSPWAALKWPGLTVTEVDFEPGVARFDITLFLYDDPSGMEARWEYNADLFDEATMARMAAHYARLLEGAVAKPESPVSALPLLTPRERERAVVDWNDTGADVPVLSGVYALFEASVRRSPDAIAVRFGDEHLTYAELDRRANRVAHALRQRGVVPDTAVGLCVDRSLELAVGVLGILKSGAAYCPLDPAYPPERLALMLETSRAKVLVTRRSLAAGLPEGGAERLFLEDDLSTPDTAPEPVGGPDTLAYVIFTSGSTGVPKGVAMPHRPLLNLIQWQVRRSTAPRGRTLQFSALSFDVCFQEMLPTFAAGGELVLVSEDTRRDGRALLTLMRDQGVERIFLPFVALQHLAEVADSDGLLPTSLKEINTAGEQLRMTPALRRLLHALDGCVLDNHYGPTETHAATAHVLKGNPDLWPDLPPIGRTITNARTYLLDARGEPVPVGVAGELFIGGAGLARGYQHRPDLTAERFMPDPLSPHPGARRYRTGDFARYLPDGTLEFLGRRDAQVKIRGYRIELPEVEAAVAKLPGVKDVAVVAREDAARGKHLVAYVVTQPGADVDAGGLKAVLRDRLPEYMVPAAFVLLDAFPLTPSGKLDRRALPAPDDDADAGRAFVAPRTPLETDVAEVFAALLRLPRVGAEDHFFERGGHSLLATQVTARLRDRLQVELPVRALFEHPTVEELAAHLASLRTKAGGEELPLVPRPRDEVPPLSSAQARLWFLTRMDPDGFSYNLPWFTRWTGPLDDGALERSLQTLVQRHEALRTTFVEHHGQPVQSIAPALDVPLRRELVDSEAELARRAEAEVRLPFDLARGPLVRATLVRVRDGEHALLVTFHHIICDGWSLGVVERELTALYREATGGAAAELPPLSIQPADFARRQRQTWAGAGMEARLGWWKDRLQDAPTSLELPTDRPRPAVQTFEGAHLSRQASPALSRALESLAQREGATPFMLLLAGFHALLARYSGQDDVVIGAPLAGRERQELEGLVGFFINTVPLRITASRNASFRDLVGRVRDITLEAFAHQDLPFEQLVSALQPQRDPSRSPLFQVMFVLQNAGGPAASALPDVSVAPLDVETGMAKFDLTLFAQESPEGLGFVWEYNTALFEEATVARMAEHYTRLLAAAVAGLDQPLATLPLLSDEERQQLLFTWNDTHADYPRDASLTALFEEQAARAPQAIAVEFEGRQLTYGELDARANQLAHHLRALGVDAGTPVGLCTGRSLEMVVATLAILKAGGAYVPLDPAYPTERLLFMARDTRLPVLLVQPGQEAKLAELDARVVTLEPSWDAFARESTQAPRVTLPAEALAYVMYTSGSTGRPKGVCIPHRGVVRLVKGTTYARFGPEEVLLQLAPISFDAATLELWGALVHGAKLVVMPAHQPSLEELAHALEHHGVTTLFITTALFNQMAMFQPPALARVRQVMTGGEAMSLVAARQMREAGRDVINVYGPTENTTFSTFHPLEGTVDDGRPVPIGRPITHTQAYVLDTLGAPVPVGVAGELYLGGDGLAWGYLHQPAQTAERFVPHPFSATPGARLYRTGDRVRWRPDGVLDFLGRTDSQVKVRGFRIEPGEIEAELKASPGVEQAGVVVREDVPGDKRLVAYVVGPKVDTGELRASLAARLPAHMLPSAFVKLERLPLTPSGKVDRKALPTPDTRSGPDRYVAPREGWESLVAELWAPLLGVPRVGAHDHFFELGGHSLLATRVVSRLRDVLQQEVPLRLLLEAPTVARFAERLEALKKGGPGAPVPPIVAGPRGQPRPLSFAQQRLWFLARLDPQGSAYNVPFFLRLDGPLDVPALEAALDALVERHEALRTTFSDDEGTPVQHVREHRPFTLALEALDGDELLRSRAEAEVKKPFDLERGPLVRATLVRTAPDHHALLLVMHHIVCDFWSIDILVRELKALYTARHQGASGSLPPLPVQYADFATWQRQVMAGDTLETQRAWWKHHLEGAPTLELPTDRPRPAVQSFQGLQLSRPLPSSLPTAVQSLARDAGVTPFMLLLAGFHALLARHSGQDDVVIGTPIAGRGQLQVENLIGFFTNTLSLRVDASGARSFRALLDRVREACLGAYAHQDMPFEQLVDALVPTRDLSRPPLFQVMFVFQNGGAPWELPGVSVSALAFEPGMAKFDLTLFVRETPEGWSSIWEYNTALFDGGSVARFADHYTRLLESALAAPDAALGTLPMLGDAERRQLATWAHQKVAWPPVSAPHAFFESTATRIPDAVAVRFGDSTLTYGELERRSNRLAHHLRKLGVGADVRVGIHLRRSLELPVAVLGTLKAGGAYVPLDPAYPPERLAAMLQASGATVLITTRELRDVLSNDAVLELDTQADALARESDARPELLGNSQALTYVIFTSGSTGTPKGIAMHREALVNMLHWQLGDSVAPGARTLQFSALSFDVSFQELFATWAAGGELVLLNEETRRDPSQLLSLLEDTGIERFFMPFVALQNLAEVAEREGRHPHRVREIMVAGEQLRMTPAIRRFMKRTGAVLHNHYGPSEAHAVTSLSLKGDADAWPALPSIGRPLINVPVYVLDANLQPVPRGVTGELYVGGVQVGRGYLNQPDVTADRFIPDPLGATPGGRLYRTGDWARHLPDGTLEYLGRRDAQLKVRGFRIELGEIEAALAQHPAVRDCVVDARDDGAGQKRLVAWVVGTDPKSLDVTALRGFLKERLPEYMVPSRWMPMERLPLTPSGKVNRKALPTPEGGREPAAPLLGPRTPLELQLVRIWEEVLGVHPIGVRDNFFELGGHSLLTLRLQSALRARLGRTLPVSALFQNPTVEHLAGLLRDAASWTPLVALQKGQEGVRPFFCVHAVGGSVVPYAELARALGRHQPFYGLQARGLDGAEPPCDSVPEMAALYVRAVREVQPHGPYLLGGWSMGGAVAWEMAHQLRREGETVALLALLDSSASLHFGNPDDVNAKARLSALFLEDLLRASGQPLPPNDGLSPSQWMEALEAASQPLFAAEQSLRKLRHAFETHLNAAWVYEPPPASGPFTLFEAEGSRWDHGWAAYAPGGLDVHTVPGDHYSFLKPPHLKVLAAKLGDALAKARPE, via the coding sequence ATGACGACCTCCTCGCCGGTTGCTCCGGGCAAGAAGCGCGTTCCCCTGCCCCTCGTCCCCAGGACGCAGGCGCTGCCGCTGTCCTTCATGCAGCAGCGCCTGTGGTTCCTGGCGCAGATGGAGGGCACGAGCGCCACGTACAACGTCTACTTCTTCGTGCGGCTCACCGGCGCACTGGACGTCGCGGCGCTGGAGCAGGCCCTCCAGGGCGTCGTGGCCCGGCACGAAGCGCTGCGCACCACGTTCGCGGAAGCGGACGGCCAGCCAGTGCAGCGCATCGCGCCCACGCTGACGCTGACGCTCCGCCGCGAGGACCTGTCCGCGCGCGGCCTGGACGAAGCCGCGAGGGAGCAGGCGCTGCGCGAGCACGCGGAGGCCGAGGCGCGCACGCCGTTCGACCTGGCGCGCGGGCCGCTGGTGCGGGCCACGCTGGTGCGGCTGTCGGCGGACGCGCACGCGCTGCTCTTCGTCACGCACCACATCGTCTGCGACGCGGTGTCGCTGGGCTGGATGGCGAGCGAGCTGAGCGCGCTCTACACCGCCGCCACGCGGAACGAGCCGCCCCGGCTGCCGGAGCTGCCCGCGCAGTACGCGGACTTCGCGCACTGGCAGCGGCAGATGCTCACGGGTGACTTCCTGGAGGCCGAGCGCGCGTGGTGGAAGGGGCGGCTCGCCGGAGCACCGCCCGCGCTGGAGCTGCCCACGGACCGGCCGCGTCCGCCGCGTCAGACGTCCCGGGGCGCGGTGTACCGCCTGCCCATGCCTCCGGCCCTGGCCTCGGGCATCCGCGAGCTGAGCCGCAAGGCGGCCGTCACGCCGTACATGACGCTGCTGGCGGCGTTCCAGGTGCTGCTGTCCCGCTACAGCGGGCAGGAGGACCTGGTGGTGGGCACGCCCGTGGCGGGGCGCGGACGGCGCGAGGTGGAGCGGCTCATCGGCTTCTTCGCGAACACGCTGGCGCTGCGGCTGGACACGTCCGGGGATCCGTCCTTCCACGCGCTGCTCGGCCGCGTGCGCGAGGTGTGCCTGGGCGCGTACGCGCACCCGGACATGCCCTTCGAGCAACTGGTGGACCTGCTCGTGCCCCAGCGCGACCCCAGCCGCTCGCCGCTGTTCCAGGCGATGTTCGTGCACGTGAACTCGCCGTGGGCCGCGCTGAAGTGGCCCGGCCTCACCGTGACGGAGGTGGACTTCGAGCCCGGCGTCGCGCGCTTCGACATCACCCTCTTCCTCTACGACGACCCCAGCGGCATGGAGGCGCGCTGGGAGTACAACGCCGACCTCTTCGACGAGGCGACGATGGCGCGCATGGCCGCGCACTACGCGCGCCTGCTGGAGGGCGCCGTCGCGAAGCCCGAGTCCCCGGTGTCCGCGCTCCCGCTGCTGACCCCGCGCGAGCGGGAGCGCGCGGTGGTGGACTGGAACGACACCGGCGCGGACGTGCCCGTGCTGTCCGGCGTGTACGCCCTCTTCGAGGCCAGCGTGCGCCGGAGCCCGGACGCCATCGCCGTGCGCTTCGGGGACGAGCACCTGACGTACGCGGAGCTGGACCGGCGCGCCAACCGCGTCGCCCATGCGCTGCGCCAGCGCGGCGTGGTGCCGGACACGGCGGTGGGGCTGTGCGTGGACCGCTCGCTGGAGCTGGCGGTGGGCGTGCTGGGCATCCTCAAGTCGGGCGCGGCCTACTGCCCGCTGGATCCGGCGTATCCGCCGGAGCGGCTGGCGCTGATGCTGGAGACGTCGCGCGCCAAGGTGCTCGTGACACGCCGGTCGCTGGCGGCGGGGCTGCCGGAGGGTGGCGCGGAGCGGCTGTTTTTGGAAGATGACCTCTCCACGCCGGACACCGCGCCGGAGCCCGTGGGCGGGCCGGACACGCTGGCCTACGTCATCTTCACGTCCGGATCCACGGGCGTGCCCAAGGGCGTGGCGATGCCGCACCGCCCGCTGCTCAACCTCATCCAGTGGCAGGTGCGCCGCTCCACCGCGCCCCGGGGACGCACGCTCCAGTTCTCCGCGCTGAGCTTCGACGTGTGCTTCCAGGAGATGCTGCCCACGTTCGCGGCGGGCGGTGAGCTGGTGCTCGTGTCGGAGGACACGCGGCGCGACGGCCGGGCCCTGCTCACGTTGATGCGCGACCAGGGCGTGGAGCGCATCTTCCTGCCGTTCGTCGCCCTGCAGCACCTGGCGGAGGTGGCGGACTCCGACGGCCTGCTGCCCACGTCGCTCAAGGAGATCAACACCGCGGGCGAGCAGCTCCGGATGACGCCCGCGCTGCGGCGGCTGCTCCACGCGCTGGACGGCTGCGTGCTGGACAACCACTACGGCCCCACGGAGACGCACGCGGCCACGGCCCACGTGCTGAAGGGCAACCCGGACTTGTGGCCGGACCTGCCGCCCATTGGCCGCACCATCACCAACGCGCGCACGTACCTGCTGGACGCGCGCGGAGAGCCGGTGCCCGTGGGCGTCGCGGGCGAGCTGTTCATCGGCGGCGCGGGATTGGCGCGTGGCTACCAGCACCGGCCGGACCTGACGGCGGAGCGCTTCATGCCGGATCCGCTGAGCCCGCATCCGGGCGCGCGGAGGTACCGCACGGGCGACTTCGCGCGGTACCTGCCGGACGGCACGCTGGAGTTCCTGGGGCGGCGCGACGCGCAGGTGAAGATCCGCGGCTATCGCATCGAGCTGCCGGAGGTGGAGGCGGCGGTGGCGAAGCTGCCGGGCGTGAAGGACGTCGCGGTGGTGGCGCGGGAGGACGCGGCGAGGGGCAAGCACCTGGTGGCCTACGTGGTGACGCAGCCCGGAGCGGACGTGGACGCGGGCGGGCTCAAGGCGGTGCTGCGTGACCGGCTACCGGAGTACATGGTGCCCGCCGCCTTCGTGTTGCTGGATGCGTTCCCGCTCACCCCCAGCGGCAAGCTGGACCGGCGCGCCCTGCCCGCTCCGGACGACGACGCGGATGCGGGCCGGGCCTTCGTGGCCCCTCGCACGCCCCTGGAGACGGACGTGGCGGAGGTCTTCGCCGCGCTGCTGCGATTGCCGCGCGTGGGCGCGGAGGATCACTTCTTCGAGCGCGGGGGCCACTCGCTGCTGGCGACCCAGGTGACCGCGCGGCTGCGCGACCGGCTCCAGGTGGAGCTGCCCGTGCGCGCGCTGTTCGAGCACCCCACCGTGGAGGAGCTGGCCGCGCACCTGGCCTCGCTGAGGACGAAGGCGGGCGGAGAGGAACTGCCGCTCGTTCCGCGTCCGCGCGACGAGGTCCCGCCGCTGTCCTCGGCCCAGGCGCGCCTGTGGTTCCTCACCCGGATGGATCCGGACGGCTTCTCGTACAACCTGCCCTGGTTCACGCGCTGGACGGGGCCGCTGGATGACGGCGCGCTGGAGCGGAGTCTCCAGACGCTCGTGCAGCGCCATGAAGCGCTGCGCACCACCTTCGTGGAACACCATGGCCAGCCGGTGCAGAGCATCGCCCCCGCGCTGGACGTGCCGCTGCGGCGCGAGCTGGTGGATTCGGAGGCGGAGCTCGCGCGGCGCGCGGAGGCGGAGGTGCGGCTTCCGTTCGACCTGGCCCGAGGGCCGCTCGTGCGCGCGACGCTGGTGCGCGTGCGCGACGGAGAGCACGCGCTGCTCGTCACCTTCCATCACATCATCTGCGACGGCTGGTCATTGGGCGTGGTGGAGCGTGAGCTGACGGCGCTCTACCGCGAAGCGACCGGCGGCGCCGCGGCCGAGCTGCCCCCGCTCTCCATCCAGCCCGCGGACTTCGCGCGCCGGCAGCGGCAGACCTGGGCGGGTGCCGGCATGGAGGCCCGGCTCGGCTGGTGGAAGGACCGGCTCCAGGACGCGCCGACGTCCCTCGAGCTGCCCACGGACCGGCCGCGCCCGGCGGTGCAGACCTTCGAAGGCGCGCACCTGTCCCGGCAGGCGTCGCCCGCGCTGTCGCGGGCCCTGGAGTCATTGGCCCAGCGCGAGGGCGCCACGCCCTTCATGCTGCTGCTGGCGGGCTTCCACGCCCTGCTCGCCCGCTACAGCGGCCAGGACGACGTCGTCATCGGCGCGCCCCTCGCGGGCCGCGAGCGTCAGGAGCTGGAGGGGCTGGTCGGCTTCTTCATCAACACGGTGCCCCTGCGCATCACCGCCTCCCGGAACGCGAGCTTCCGCGACCTCGTGGGCCGCGTGCGGGACATCACGCTGGAGGCCTTCGCCCACCAGGACCTGCCCTTTGAACAGTTGGTGAGCGCGCTCCAGCCCCAGCGCGACCCCAGCCGCTCGCCGCTGTTCCAGGTGATGTTCGTGCTCCAGAACGCCGGAGGCCCCGCCGCGAGCGCCCTGCCCGACGTGTCCGTGGCGCCGCTGGACGTGGAGACGGGGATGGCGAAGTTCGACCTCACCCTCTTCGCGCAGGAGTCCCCCGAGGGCCTGGGCTTCGTCTGGGAGTACAACACCGCGCTCTTCGAGGAAGCGACCGTCGCGCGCATGGCCGAGCACTACACGCGCCTGCTCGCGGCCGCCGTCGCTGGATTGGATCAGCCCCTCGCTACGCTCCCGTTGCTCTCGGACGAAGAGCGCCAGCAACTGCTGTTCACCTGGAACGACACCCACGCGGACTACCCGCGCGACGCGTCGCTGACCGCGCTCTTCGAGGAACAGGCCGCACGCGCGCCCCAGGCCATCGCGGTGGAGTTCGAGGGCCGTCAACTCACGTACGGAGAACTCGACGCGCGCGCGAACCAACTGGCGCATCACCTGCGCGCGTTGGGCGTGGACGCGGGCACGCCGGTGGGCCTGTGCACGGGCCGCTCGCTGGAGATGGTCGTGGCCACGCTGGCCATCCTCAAGGCGGGAGGGGCCTACGTCCCGTTGGATCCGGCCTACCCCACCGAACGCCTCCTCTTCATGGCCCGGGACACGCGCCTGCCGGTGCTGCTGGTCCAGCCGGGCCAGGAGGCGAAGCTCGCGGAGCTGGACGCGCGCGTCGTGACACTGGAGCCCTCATGGGACGCCTTCGCGCGGGAGTCCACGCAAGCACCGCGCGTCACCCTCCCGGCCGAGGCGCTGGCGTACGTCATGTACACGTCCGGCAGCACCGGCCGGCCCAAGGGCGTGTGCATCCCGCACCGGGGCGTGGTCCGGCTGGTGAAGGGCACGACGTACGCGCGCTTCGGCCCGGAGGAGGTGCTGCTCCAGTTGGCGCCCATCTCCTTCGACGCGGCGACGCTGGAGCTGTGGGGTGCGCTCGTGCATGGCGCGAAGCTCGTGGTCATGCCGGCGCATCAGCCCTCGCTGGAGGAGCTGGCCCACGCGCTGGAGCACCACGGCGTCACCACGCTGTTCATCACCACGGCCCTCTTCAACCAGATGGCGATGTTCCAGCCCCCGGCGCTCGCTCGCGTGCGGCAGGTGATGACGGGCGGCGAAGCCATGTCCCTCGTGGCCGCGCGGCAGATGCGCGAGGCGGGCCGGGACGTCATCAACGTCTACGGACCCACGGAGAACACCACCTTCTCCACGTTCCATCCGCTGGAGGGCACGGTGGATGACGGGCGCCCCGTACCCATCGGCCGGCCCATCACCCACACGCAGGCGTACGTGCTGGACACCCTGGGCGCACCGGTGCCGGTGGGCGTGGCGGGCGAGCTGTACCTGGGCGGTGACGGCCTCGCGTGGGGCTACCTGCACCAGCCCGCGCAGACCGCGGAGCGCTTCGTGCCGCATCCGTTCAGCGCCACGCCGGGCGCGCGGCTGTACCGCACGGGAGACCGGGTCCGGTGGCGGCCGGACGGCGTCCTCGACTTCCTGGGGCGCACTGACTCGCAGGTGAAGGTGCGCGGCTTCCGCATCGAGCCGGGCGAGATTGAAGCCGAGCTCAAGGCCTCACCGGGCGTGGAGCAGGCAGGCGTCGTCGTGCGCGAGGACGTCCCCGGCGACAAGCGGCTGGTGGCCTACGTCGTGGGCCCGAAGGTGGACACGGGGGAGCTGCGCGCCTCGCTCGCCGCACGGCTGCCGGCGCACATGCTGCCCTCCGCCTTCGTGAAGCTGGAACGGCTGCCGCTGACCCCGTCGGGGAAGGTGGACCGCAAGGCCCTGCCCACGCCGGACACGCGGTCGGGCCCGGACAGGTACGTCGCGCCGCGCGAGGGCTGGGAGTCCCTGGTGGCGGAGCTGTGGGCGCCGCTGCTGGGCGTGCCTCGCGTGGGCGCGCATGACCACTTCTTCGAGCTGGGCGGACACTCGCTCCTCGCCACGCGGGTGGTGTCGCGGCTGCGGGACGTGCTCCAGCAGGAGGTGCCCCTGCGCCTGCTGCTCGAAGCCCCGACGGTGGCCCGGTTCGCGGAGCGGCTGGAGGCCCTGAAGAAGGGAGGCCCGGGTGCGCCGGTGCCGCCCATCGTCGCCGGGCCGCGTGGACAGCCAAGGCCCCTGTCCTTCGCGCAGCAGCGCCTGTGGTTCCTCGCGCGGCTGGATCCGCAGGGAAGCGCGTACAACGTGCCCTTCTTCCTCCGGCTCGACGGTCCGCTGGACGTCCCGGCGCTGGAGGCCGCGCTGGATGCATTGGTCGAGCGGCACGAAGCCCTCAGGACCACGTTCAGCGACGACGAGGGCACCCCGGTGCAGCACGTCCGGGAACACCGGCCGTTCACGCTCGCGCTCGAGGCCCTGGACGGGGATGAGCTGCTGCGCTCGCGCGCGGAGGCGGAGGTGAAGAAGCCCTTCGACCTGGAGCGGGGCCCGCTGGTGCGCGCGACGCTCGTTCGCACCGCGCCGGATCACCACGCGCTGCTGCTGGTCATGCACCACATCGTGTGTGACTTCTGGTCCATCGACATCCTGGTGCGCGAGCTGAAGGCGCTCTACACGGCACGGCACCAGGGCGCATCGGGCTCCCTGCCGCCGCTGCCCGTGCAGTACGCGGACTTCGCCACGTGGCAGCGCCAGGTGATGGCGGGCGACACGCTGGAGACGCAGCGCGCGTGGTGGAAGCACCACCTGGAAGGCGCGCCGACGCTGGAGCTGCCCACCGACCGCCCCCGGCCGGCCGTGCAGTCCTTCCAGGGCCTCCAGTTGTCGCGTCCCCTGCCCTCCTCCCTCCCCACCGCCGTGCAGTCCCTGGCGCGCGACGCGGGCGTCACCCCGTTCATGTTGCTGCTCGCGGGCTTCCACGCCCTGCTCGCGCGGCACAGCGGTCAGGACGACGTCGTCATCGGCACGCCCATCGCGGGGCGCGGCCAGCTCCAGGTGGAGAACCTCATCGGATTCTTCACCAACACGCTGTCCCTGCGCGTGGATGCCTCCGGCGCACGCAGCTTCCGCGCGCTCCTGGACCGCGTGCGGGAGGCCTGCCTGGGCGCATATGCCCACCAGGACATGCCCTTCGAGCAACTGGTGGACGCGCTGGTCCCCACGCGCGACCTGAGCCGCCCGCCCCTCTTCCAGGTCATGTTCGTCTTCCAGAACGGCGGCGCGCCCTGGGAGCTGCCCGGCGTCTCCGTCAGCGCCCTGGCCTTCGAGCCGGGCATGGCGAAGTTCGACCTCACCCTCTTCGTGCGCGAGACGCCGGAGGGCTGGTCGAGCATCTGGGAGTACAACACCGCCCTCTTCGACGGGGGCTCCGTGGCGCGCTTCGCGGACCACTACACGCGCCTGCTCGAAAGCGCGCTCGCGGCGCCGGACGCGGCCCTGGGCACCCTGCCCATGCTCGGAGATGCCGAGCGGAGGCAGCTCGCGACGTGGGCCCACCAGAAGGTGGCCTGGCCGCCAGTGTCCGCGCCCCACGCGTTCTTCGAGTCCACCGCCACGCGCATCCCGGATGCCGTCGCGGTGCGTTTCGGGGATTCGACGCTGACCTACGGCGAGCTGGAGCGGCGCTCGAACCGGCTCGCGCACCACCTGCGCAAGCTCGGCGTGGGGGCCGACGTCCGCGTGGGCATCCACCTGCGGCGCTCGCTGGAGCTGCCCGTGGCGGTGCTGGGCACGCTCAAGGCGGGCGGCGCCTACGTGCCGCTCGACCCGGCCTATCCGCCGGAGCGACTGGCCGCGATGCTCCAGGCCTCGGGCGCGACGGTGCTGATCACCACGCGCGAGCTGCGCGACGTGCTGAGCAACGACGCGGTGCTGGAGCTGGACACGCAGGCGGACGCGCTGGCCCGCGAGTCGGACGCACGGCCGGAGCTCCTGGGCAACTCGCAGGCGCTCACCTACGTCATCTTCACCTCCGGCAGCACCGGCACGCCCAAGGGCATCGCGATGCACCGCGAGGCGCTGGTCAACATGCTGCACTGGCAACTGGGTGACTCGGTGGCGCCCGGGGCCCGCACGCTCCAGTTCTCCGCGCTCAGCTTCGACGTGTCCTTCCAGGAGCTCTTCGCCACCTGGGCCGCGGGCGGTGAGCTGGTGCTCCTCAACGAAGAGACGCGCCGCGACCCGAGCCAGCTGTTGTCCCTCCTTGAGGACACGGGCATCGAGCGGTTCTTCATGCCCTTCGTCGCGCTCCAGAACCTCGCGGAGGTGGCGGAGCGTGAGGGCCGTCATCCCCACCGCGTGCGGGAGATCATGGTGGCGGGAGAGCAACTGCGAATGACGCCCGCGATCCGCCGCTTCATGAAGCGCACGGGCGCGGTGCTGCACAACCACTACGGCCCCTCCGAGGCCCACGCGGTGACGTCGCTGTCGCTGAAGGGGGACGCGGACGCGTGGCCCGCGCTGCCCTCCATTGGCCGGCCGTTGATCAACGTGCCCGTGTACGTGCTGGACGCGAACCTCCAGCCGGTGCCCCGGGGCGTCACCGGCGAGCTGTACGTCGGAGGCGTCCAGGTCGGCCGCGGCTACCTGAACCAGCCCGACGTCACGGCCGACCGCTTCATCCCGGATCCGCTCGGCGCGACGCCGGGCGGCCGGCTGTACCGCACGGGAGACTGGGCGCGGCACCTGCCGGACGGCACGCTGGAGTACCTGGGCCGGCGCGACGCGCAGCTCAAGGTGCGCGGCTTCCGCATCGAGCTGGGAGAGATTGAAGCGGCGCTCGCGCAGCACCCGGCCGTGCGCGACTGCGTCGTCGATGCCCGCGACGACGGAGCCGGCCAGAAGCGGCTGGTGGCCTGGGTCGTCGGGACGGATCCGAAGTCGCTGGATGTCACCGCGCTGCGCGGCTTCCTCAAGGAACGGCTGCCGGAATACATGGTGCCGTCGCGCTGGATGCCCATGGAGCGGCTGCCGCTGACCCCCTCGGGCAAGGTGAACCGCAAGGCCCTGCCCACGCCAGAGGGCGGACGCGAACCGGCGGCCCCGCTGCTGGGGCCCCGCACGCCGCTGGAGCTGCAGCTCGTGCGCATCTGGGAGGAGGTGCTGGGCGTGCACCCCATCGGCGTGCGCGACAACTTCTTCGAGCTGGGCGGACACTCGCTGCTGACGTTGCGCCTCCAGTCGGCCCTCCGCGCCCGGCTGGGACGGACCCTGCCGGTGTCGGCGCTCTTCCAGAACCCCACCGTGGAGCACCTCGCGGGGCTGCTTCGGGACGCCGCGTCGTGGACACCGCTGGTCGCGCTCCAGAAGGGCCAGGAGGGAGTGCGGCCCTTCTTCTGCGTCCACGCGGTGGGAGGCAGCGTCGTGCCGTACGCGGAGCTGGCCCGGGCGCTGGGGCGCCACCAGCCCTTCTATGGGCTCCAGGCCCGTGGTCTGGACGGCGCGGAGCCGCCTTGTGACTCCGTGCCGGAGATGGCGGCCCTATACGTGCGCGCGGTGCGAGAGGTCCAACCCCACGGCCCCTACCTGCTGGGCGGCTGGTCCATGGGAGGCGCCGTCGCGTGGGAGATGGCCCACCAACTGCGGCGCGAGGGAGAGACGGTGGCGCTGCTCGCGCTGCTCGACTCTTCCGCGAGCCTGCACTTCGGCAACCCGGACGACGTGAACGCGAAGGCGCGACTGAGCGCACTGTTCCTGGAGGACCTGCTGCGCGCGTCGGGCCAGCCGCTGCCGCCGAACGACGGCCTGTCTCCGAGCCAGTGGATGGAGGCGCTGGAAGCCGCAAGCCAGCCCCTGTTCGCCGCGGAGCAGTCGCTGCGCAAGCTTCGCCACGCGTTCGAGACACACCTGAACGCGGCCTGGGTCTACGAACCGCCTCCGGCCAGCGGGCCCTTCACGCTGTTCGAAGCGGAGGGCTCGCGCTGGGATCACGGCTGGGCCGCCTACGCGCCCGGCGGGCTGGACGTGCACACGGTGCCCGGCGACCACTACTCCTTCCTCAAGCCTCCCCACCTCAAGGTGCTGGCCGCGAAGCTGGGTGACGCCCTCGCGAAGGCACGTCCGGAGTGA